The genome window TTTGTGTCTACCCCGTTTCATGTTTCCCTGCTGGCTCAAGGTCACCCAATCGCCGGGTTTCATCACCAGTTGGTGCCGCTGCTGGTTGGTAGCCTGGTAGTGTAGTTTCACTTTTCCCCGGTTCAGGGCAACCTGCGTCGCCTGCGGACGAGCCGTTACCGAAAATTCCGTTCCCAGAACTTCAATTTCAAGTTTTTTGGGTGTCTGCACCACAAAACGCTGATTGGTTTGGGTATGCTTTACGTCAAATACGGCCTCTCCGTTCAGCGTCACATTTCGGGTCGATTTTCCGAAGCCAAAGCGCGGGACTTTCAATTCGGAATGGCCATTTAAGGTTACCGAGGAACCATCCGAAAGCTTAAATGTATAGGTCTGTCCATAATTTGTTTCGTAGGTTTTATAGCGAATCAGATCAGAGGCCAGATAGCCAACTAAACCAATAATTAGAATGGCCGAGGCCGCCCACGTCCAGGGAAAGCGAAACCAGGAACGAGGCTCAATTGGCTCATTTACAAGCGTATTTTCGACGGTTGGCTTTCCCGAGTTCATGGCATCCAGCCGTTGCTGAAAGCGTTCGGTAGCCGCTTCCATATTGGGTACATATTGCGGTGTCTGGCGCTCCCATTCTTCAATCCATTGGAAGTATAGCTCCTGGTTAGCCGGTTGTTCTAGCCATTCCGCAATCATTTTCTTTTGAATTGGTGTAGCCAGTCCTGCTAAGTAGGTGTGAATTAATTCTTTCTTAACCGTCATTTCTGTGCATTTATCGTAACGACAAGCTTGGCGGGCCTATCCCCCAGCGCAATTTTTATTCAGAAAACCAGGTGGTGATTGCTCCTAGTAGCAGGATGTGTTTTTGCACCAGCATATTCCGCAGAGCCGCCAGGGCCCGCAGCAAGTGGTTTTCGACTGTTTTGGGAGTTAGACTCAGCTCATCCGCGATTTCTTTGTATTTTTTGCCTTCAAAACGACTCAACACAAACACGCGCTGCTGCTGCGGACTCAGTTGTCGAACAGCCTCTTCTACAGCTAGTTGAAGCTCATCCTGTTGCATTAGCCGGTCGGGTTGGGCGGTATCCGTGTCGGGGCGGTCCACTCCATCCGGAATAGCTTCCTGTCGACCCAGTTCCCAGCGAATGTAATTGTAGGCCCGGTTCCGAACGGCCCGGAACAGATAAGCCCGGAAAGAAGTGGTTATATGGCGGTAAAGCTCCTGTGCCAGCAGCGAATAAAATACATCAGCTACCAGGTCTTCGGCCACCTGCCGATTGTGCACAAACCGCACGGCATGGCTACATAAAGGAGCATAATACAATCGGAATAGTAACTCACAAGCTTGACGGGCATCCCGCTCAAACGCTTGCCGGATAAAAAACTCACGGTCAATCTCCACGGGTTCCGTCTCCGAAGAGGCCTGGTAGTTGCGCTTGAAGAGGTATGATTCGTCCGCTTGTCGGTCAGGATATAGATCAGATGACATGGAGATTTGCAGTATAACAATCTAAAGACAAGTTTGGACAAAATATCCCCCAGCGGTTTTTGGTTTTTATTTACTTTTTTTCGTGGTTCCTTAATTCTCCTTCCCCAGTTAGGCGTTATTTATCGGCTAGCCGCGTGTTTTCCGCTTTCCAACCGACGCAAGTGCCGCAAAAACGAAGTATATTTCGGTTTCAAATCAGAAAAATGCACCACAGAGCAGACAGGCATTACTAGAACTGCATTACTGAATTGTTCACTTAACCAATTATCTAAACCTTACCTAACAATGGCTCAACCAACAGCCGCCGTTGATCCGGCAAAACCAGCGTCGTTTACCGACAAAAAATACCTTATTACGCTGGTCTTTGTTACTTCTTTATTTATGTTCTGGGGCATTGCCATCACAATGGGTGATGTACTCAACAAACATTTTCAGGACGTACTTAGCCTGACTAAAACGCAGTCCGCTTTCGTGCAATTTGCCATTTTCGGAGCCTATTTTGTGATGGGGATTCCAGCCGGTTTGTTCATGAAACGTTTTGGTTACAAAATGGGCGTACTGCTTGGATTAGGCCTTTTTGCTACCGGAGCTTTTCTGTTTGTGCCCGCCGCTAACGCTGCTTCGTTCCCTTATTTCGGAATGGCATTATTCATTTTAGGTTGCGGACTTTCCACGCTTGAAACCGTTGCTCACCCTTTTGTGGCTTCGTTGGGCGACCAGCGCACCAGCGACCAGCGCATTAACTTTGCTCAGGCTTTCAACGCGTTAGGAGCCATGATCGGTCCGTATGTCGGCTCTCGTTTTCTACTTGGCGGTCATGTAGAGGGAGGAACAGACCTGACCTCCGTTAAAACACTCTATATTGTCATTGGTAGCGTAATCGCCACTATTGCCGTGTTATTCGCCCTGGTTAAAGTTCCGGCCCTAACCGATCCGCACGTTTCCACCGCCAATTCGGATGCTGTCAATGTCGATTCTGAACCTCAGAAAAGTCTCTTCCAGCACCGCCATTTCGTTTGGGCTGTCATTGCTCAGTTCTTCAACGTAGCGGCACAGGGCGGCACCTGGGCCTTCTTCATCAACTACGGCCACGAAAAAATGGGTTTCTCCGACACTACCGCCGCAGATTACATGATCATTTTCATGGGATTATTACTGGCCGGACGCTTCGTCGGTACGTTCCTGATGCGCTTCATCGCTCCTCATTCCCTACTAGCCATTTTTGCGGCCGGTAATATTCTTATGTGCCTCATTGTGGCGCAAAGCTGGGGATGGCCTTCGTTCATCGCCCTGCTGATGCTGAATTTCTTCTTCAGCATTATGTTCCCGACCATCTTTAGTCTTGGTCTGAAAAATCTGGGCTCGAAGACGCAACAAGCTTCGTCGTTTATTTCGATGGGTGTCTGCGGGGGTGCGTTTTTCCCCTTTGCGATGGGTGCTGTTGCTGACTACGACGTAGCATCAGCCTATTACCTGCCCATTATTTGCTACGTGGTCATTTTTATGTTCGGGGCCAAATTTTACAAGGTACACGATTAAAATCTACAGGTCCGAAAAGGAAGCTGCAAAGGCTATTTTCGGACCTTCTACTCAGTTTCTCCAAGGGCCATTTCCCGATGGCCTTTACTTCTTTTTTGCGAATTATGGACTTATTCGTACTTTGATAGGACCATTTATTCGATTCAGCAATGCGTCCCAACTTCGATACTCAACCAATGCCTTCGCCTGAGGCTGGGCAGTCATCCGCTGCCGCCAGCCGCCCTTTTGTTACCGCCGAAGGCATCCGGCTAAAAACGCATTATGAAGCGGAAGATATCGACAATGCGACGCACCTGAAGTATGTGGCAGGCATCCCTCCTTTCCTGCGCGGACCTTACAGCAGCATGTATGTTACCCAGCCGTGGACCATCCGTCAGTATGCGGGCTTTTCAACGGCTGAGGCGTCTAATGCCTTCTACCGCCGCAATTTAGCTGCCGGTCAGAAGGGGCTTTCGGTTGCTTTTGATCTGGCCACCCACCGTGGCTACGATTCCGACCACCCTCGCGTAGTAGGCGACGTTGGCAAGGCGGGAGTAGCCATCGATACGGTGGAGGACATGAAAATTCTGTTCGATCAGATTCCGCTCGACCAGATGTCGGTGTCAATGACCATGAATGGCGCGGTCATTCCCATTATGGCATTCTACATTGTAGCGGCGCAAGAACAGGGAGTCTCGCCCGAAAAGTTATCCGGAACCATTCAAAACGATATTTTGAAAGAGTTCATGGTGCGGAATACCTACATCTACCCACCTGAGCCTTCCATGCGGCTTATTGGCGACATTTTTGCCTATACCAGCCGTCACATGCCTCGATTCAATTCCATCAGCATCAGCGGTTACCACATGCACGAAGCCGGTGCACCGGCTCACCTTGAACTGGCTTATACGCTGGCTGATGGTCTGGAGTACATCCGTACGGGTCTGAAAGCGGGTATGAGTATTGATGATTTTGCGCCGCGTCTTTCTTTTTTCTGGGGCATTGGCATGAATCATTTTATGGAAATTGCCAAGATGCGGGCGGCTCGCGTACTCTGGGCAACGTTGGTGAAACAGTTTACCCCAAAAAATGTAAAATCACTGGCTTTACGAACGCATTGCCAAACCAGTGGCTATAGCCTTACCGAACAAGACCCCTTCAATAATGTAGCCCGTACCTGCATTGAAGCGCTGGCCGCCGTACTGGGACACACCCAGTCGCTGCACACCAATTCGCTGGATGAAGCTATTGCGCTACCCACCGATTTTTCGGCGCGTATTGCCCGAAATACCCAGCTGTACCTGCAACACGAAACGGACGTTACCCGGGTGGTTGACCCCTGGGGAGGCTCCTACTACGTTGAGGCGCTGACCAACGAGCTTATTCATAAAGCCTGGGATTTAATTGACGAAGTGGAACGGCTGGGCGGAATGACCAAAGCCATCGAAACGGGTCTTCCCAAACTACGGATTGAAGAAGCCGCCGCCCGCAAGCAAGCCCGTATCGATTCTGGGAAAGACATTATTGTTGGCATCAATAAATACCGTCCCGATTCGGAGCAGGTTCTGGAGCTGTTGGAGGTTGATAACCAAGCTGTTCGCGAGACGCAGATCAAGCGCCTAACTGAAGTCAAAGCCAGCCGCGATGCTGCCAAAGTCGAAGAAGCCTTGCAGGCCATCACGCAGTTAGCACAACAGCCAACTGCTGACTGCGCAATACCCGCCGAAAATTTATTGGCCCTGGCGGTTGAAGCCGCCCGCCACCGAGCCACGTTGGGTGAAATTTCATACGCTATGGAAAAAGCTTTTGGCCGCCATAAGGCAACCATCCGCGCTGTGTCAGGCATTTATTCGGCGGAAGTATCCGATGATGAAAACTTCCGGCTGGCTCGCAAACTCACCGACCGCTTTGCTGATCTGGAGGGCCGCCAACCCCGTATTCTGGTTGCCAAAATGGGACAGGACGGCCATGATCGCGGGGCAAAAATTATCGCTACTAGTTTTGCCGATCTGGGTTTTGACGTCGACATGGGACCGCTTTTCCAAACGCCGGAAGAAGTGGCCCGACAGGCCGCAGAAAATGACGTGCACTTGGTCGGAGTTTCAAGCCTGGCGGCGGGGCATAAAACGCTGGTTCCCCAGTTGATTGCGGAGCTTGAAAAACTGGGCCGAAGCGACATTATGGTCATTGCCGGAGGGGTTATTCCGGCGCAGGATTATGATTTTTTGTATAAGGCTGGCGTAAAAGGCATTTTTGGTCCGGGAACCATTATTTCCGTAGCCGCTCAGAAAATATTGAGAGAGCTAATGCCCGAACTGGCCAAGGTAAATTTAGATTGATCCCCTTTTTTGCGCTTCCCTTTTCCTCCAAACGCTAGCTTGGCAACCGCTTTTTTCGTCTGATCTAGTCAATAAAGTCAAAAGTAATTTCCTCATACCCAATCCTTTCACTTATGAAAAGAATCGTCTCTCTATTGTTGAGTGCCATTTGCATTTCCATAGCCACGCACGGCCAGGAAGCACTAAACTTAAATTTTGAACGCCTCGACTCTCAAACCGGCAAACCTGCCGACTGGCATAAGTCTGGTTCCGATGGCTTTTCCACGACGCTCGACTCCACCGTCAAACACGGAGGCAAATACGCTTACCGGGTTCAATCGCCTGCCAAAATGCAGAAAGGCCACTTCTCGGCACCTACTTTTCTGGTTCCGGCTAAATACGCGGGTAAAGAAATTGAGTTGAAGGGCTACGTTAAAACCGAGAATGTTACTGATGGCTGGGCAGGCTTGTGGCTGCGCATTGATGGCGACGATCGGGCACTGGAATTCGACAACATGGAAAAGCGAGGCATCACCGGCAGCACCGACTGGAAACAATACAGCATCAAACTAAAACTTCCCGATGAAGCCAAAAAAATTGTGTTTGGTGGAATT of Tellurirhabdus bombi contains these proteins:
- a CDS encoding FecR family protein gives rise to the protein MTVKKELIHTYLAGLATPIQKKMIAEWLEQPANQELYFQWIEEWERQTPQYVPNMEAATERFQQRLDAMNSGKPTVENTLVNEPIEPRSWFRFPWTWAASAILIIGLVGYLASDLIRYKTYETNYGQTYTFKLSDGSSVTLNGHSELKVPRFGFGKSTRNVTLNGEAVFDVKHTQTNQRFVVQTPKKLEIEVLGTEFSVTARPQATQVALNRGKVKLHYQATNQQRHQLVMKPGDWVTLSQQGNMKRGRHKDPQAFAAWRDQRFVFDNTPLREVVAMLNDTYGMKVELSDDELALRTLTGTFRARTADALLEALAELLELRITHPGRSIVLSSKTTTS
- a CDS encoding RNA polymerase sigma-70 factor — its product is MSSDLYPDRQADESYLFKRNYQASSETEPVEIDREFFIRQAFERDARQACELLFRLYYAPLCSHAVRFVHNRQVAEDLVADVFYSLLAQELYRHITTSFRAYLFRAVRNRAYNYIRWELGRQEAIPDGVDRPDTDTAQPDRLMQQDELQLAVEEAVRQLSPQQQRVFVLSRFEGKKYKEIADELSLTPKTVENHLLRALAALRNMLVQKHILLLGAITTWFSE
- the fucP gene encoding L-fucose:H+ symporter permease, encoding MAQPTAAVDPAKPASFTDKKYLITLVFVTSLFMFWGIAITMGDVLNKHFQDVLSLTKTQSAFVQFAIFGAYFVMGIPAGLFMKRFGYKMGVLLGLGLFATGAFLFVPAANAASFPYFGMALFILGCGLSTLETVAHPFVASLGDQRTSDQRINFAQAFNALGAMIGPYVGSRFLLGGHVEGGTDLTSVKTLYIVIGSVIATIAVLFALVKVPALTDPHVSTANSDAVNVDSEPQKSLFQHRHFVWAVIAQFFNVAAQGGTWAFFINYGHEKMGFSDTTAADYMIIFMGLLLAGRFVGTFLMRFIAPHSLLAIFAAGNILMCLIVAQSWGWPSFIALLMLNFFFSIMFPTIFSLGLKNLGSKTQQASSFISMGVCGGAFFPFAMGAVADYDVASAYYLPIICYVVIFMFGAKFYKVHD
- the scpA gene encoding methylmalonyl-CoA mutase, encoding MPSPEAGQSSAAASRPFVTAEGIRLKTHYEAEDIDNATHLKYVAGIPPFLRGPYSSMYVTQPWTIRQYAGFSTAEASNAFYRRNLAAGQKGLSVAFDLATHRGYDSDHPRVVGDVGKAGVAIDTVEDMKILFDQIPLDQMSVSMTMNGAVIPIMAFYIVAAQEQGVSPEKLSGTIQNDILKEFMVRNTYIYPPEPSMRLIGDIFAYTSRHMPRFNSISISGYHMHEAGAPAHLELAYTLADGLEYIRTGLKAGMSIDDFAPRLSFFWGIGMNHFMEIAKMRAARVLWATLVKQFTPKNVKSLALRTHCQTSGYSLTEQDPFNNVARTCIEALAAVLGHTQSLHTNSLDEAIALPTDFSARIARNTQLYLQHETDVTRVVDPWGGSYYVEALTNELIHKAWDLIDEVERLGGMTKAIETGLPKLRIEEAAARKQARIDSGKDIIVGINKYRPDSEQVLELLEVDNQAVRETQIKRLTEVKASRDAAKVEEALQAITQLAQQPTADCAIPAENLLALAVEAARHRATLGEISYAMEKAFGRHKATIRAVSGIYSAEVSDDENFRLARKLTDRFADLEGRQPRILVAKMGQDGHDRGAKIIATSFADLGFDVDMGPLFQTPEEVARQAAENDVHLVGVSSLAAGHKTLVPQLIAELEKLGRSDIMVIAGGVIPAQDYDFLYKAGVKGIFGPGTIISVAAQKILRELMPELAKVNLD